A genomic segment from Spinacia oleracea cultivar Varoflay chromosome 3, BTI_SOV_V1, whole genome shotgun sequence encodes:
- the LOC130470087 gene encoding uncharacterized protein: MEEESPPPPPTPKDVEMQDDDNERITTNQGKSTTLSRKIVECQKKVLFLIYQTRLRSSWKLTPMGKCLGLNPKQAFMDARVRSMWRIKGSLETIDVGKGIFFYRFSMEEDYERALFGGPWFILDHYIMITTWRPNFRPSINEFDKMTVWVRFAELPVEYYDKDALFSIAKIAGKSIRVNYATDKLTRARYARVCIEIDIQKPLVTKVWVGGD, translated from the exons ATGGAGGAGGAATCGCCTCCTCCACCTCCTACACCAAAAGATGTAGAGATGCAGGATGATGATAATGAAAGAATTACTACAAATCAAGGAAAATCTACAACACTATCAAGGAAAATCGTGGAATGTCAGAAGAAGGTCCTATTTCTCATCTATCAAACAAG GTTGAGATCATCATGGAAGCTCACGCCAATGGGCAAGTGTTTAGGTCTTAATCCCAAGCAAGCCTTTATGGATGCTCGAGTTCGATCTATGTGGAGAATCAAAGGATCTTTGGAAACTATTGATGTAGGAAAAGGGATTTTTTTCTATAGATTCTCTATGGAGGAGGATTACGAACGAGCTCTCTTTGGGGGACCATGGTTTATCCTAGATCATTACATTATGATTACTACTTGGAGGCCAAATTTTAGAccctctattaatgagtttgaTAAAATGACGGTTTGGGTTAGATTTGCAGAATTACCAGTTGAATATTACGATAAAGATGCGCTTTTTAGCATTGCTAAGATAGCAGGAAAATCGATAAGGGTGAATTACGCGACCGATAAATTAACACGGGCCAGATATGCCCGAGTATGTATTGAGATTGATATTCAAAAACCTCTAGTAACTAAGGTTTGGGTAGGAGGAGATTGA